A DNA window from Gemmatimonadota bacterium contains the following coding sequences:
- the trpC gene encoding indole-3-glycerol phosphate synthase TrpC translates to MAGNILDKIVAYKREFLAGCMGQTPFEEMAQLAEDAPEPPSFFDGLVDGDDIAVIAEVKKASPSKGVIRGDFDAVGIAKIYVENGASAISVLTDEKFFQGSADYLTQISTVVDRPILRKDFTVDPYQIYEARAIGASAVLLIVSIFTPEELSPFIATSRALGLDALVEVHEREELMVALDAGAEIIGINNRNLKTFDTSLDTTYGLIDHIPDDVLKVSESGIYTREDVVALRDSGADAVLVGESLMREPDIAVKLQELMGYGAS, encoded by the coding sequence ATGGCTGGCAATATTCTCGACAAAATTGTGGCGTATAAACGCGAATTTCTCGCCGGGTGTATGGGGCAGACGCCGTTTGAGGAGATGGCGCAGTTGGCCGAGGATGCGCCGGAACCGCCTTCGTTTTTTGATGGGCTGGTAGATGGGGATGATATTGCTGTGATCGCCGAGGTAAAAAAGGCATCGCCCTCTAAGGGTGTGATACGCGGGGATTTTGACGCAGTGGGCATTGCGAAAATTTATGTGGAAAATGGAGCTTCGGCGATTTCGGTATTGACGGATGAGAAATTTTTTCAGGGGTCGGCAGATTATTTGACTCAGATTTCAACAGTTGTTGATCGGCCCATTTTGCGAAAGGATTTTACGGTTGATCCCTATCAGATTTACGAGGCGCGCGCGATTGGGGCTTCGGCTGTGTTGTTGATTGTATCGATTTTCACGCCAGAAGAATTGTCCCCATTTATAGCGACGAGTCGGGCATTGGGGCTGGATGCGCTGGTGGAGGTGCACGAGAGAGAAGAACTGATGGTCGCACTCGATGCGGGTGCAGAGATTATTGGGATTAACAATCGGAATTTGAAGACTTTTGATACGTCTCTGGATACGACTTATGGGTTGATTGATCATATTCCCGATGATGTGTTGAAGGTGAGTGAGAGCGGTATTTATACGCGCGAGGATGTTGTCGCGCTTCGAGATTCGGGCGCAGATGCCGTGCTGGTGGGCGAGAGTTTGATGCGCGAACCGGATATTGCCGTTAAGTTGCAGGAGCTGATGGGGTATGGCGCGAGCTAA
- the trpB gene encoding tryptophan synthase subunit beta codes for MAVNASDLPDARGHFGPYGGQYVPETLMALLEDLEAAYREAKRDPGFWAELDRYLGEYVGRPTPLYFAERLTEELGGPKIYLKREDLAHTGAHKINHAMGQILLANRMGKTRIIAETGAGQHGVATATVAAMFGLKCEIYMGVEDMERQALNVFRMRLLGAKVTGVHSGSKTLKDAINEAIRDWVTNVEDTFYIFGSVLGPHPYPMIVRDFQRVIGVEARAQILDREGRLPDVLVACVGGGSNSIGLFHAFLDDADVQMIGVEAGGHGIESGEHAARFNGGDLGVLHGARIYVLQDDDGQIALTHSVSAGLDYSGVGPEHCYLRDMARTAYTYATDEEALSAFELLSHTEGIIPALESSHAIAHVCKLAPEMSRDQIVVVNLSGRGDKDVQQAARFIEGVR; via the coding sequence ATGGCTGTAAACGCGAGTGATTTGCCCGATGCGCGCGGGCATTTTGGGCCTTATGGTGGGCAATATGTACCCGAGACGCTTATGGCGCTGTTGGAAGACCTTGAGGCGGCTTATCGGGAGGCAAAGCGCGACCCCGGGTTTTGGGCTGAACTGGATCGATATTTGGGCGAGTATGTCGGGCGGCCCACGCCGCTTTATTTTGCCGAGCGGTTGACAGAAGAACTCGGCGGTCCTAAAATTTATCTCAAGCGCGAAGACCTCGCCCATACGGGGGCGCATAAGATCAATCACGCCATGGGGCAGATTTTGCTCGCCAACCGAATGGGCAAAACGCGGATTATTGCCGAGACCGGTGCCGGGCAACACGGCGTGGCAACGGCAACTGTGGCTGCGATGTTCGGTCTCAAATGCGAAATTTACATGGGTGTTGAAGATATGGAACGGCAAGCGCTCAATGTGTTTCGCATGCGGCTCCTGGGAGCGAAAGTTACGGGTGTCCATTCGGGTAGCAAAACCCTGAAGGATGCGATTAATGAGGCCATCCGCGACTGGGTGACCAATGTGGAGGATACGTTTTACATTTTTGGTTCGGTTTTGGGACCGCATCCGTATCCGATGATCGTGCGCGATTTTCAGCGGGTTATTGGCGTTGAAGCCCGTGCTCAAATTTTAGACAGAGAAGGCCGATTGCCCGATGTACTCGTCGCCTGTGTGGGCGGGGGTAGCAATTCTATCGGGTTGTTTCACGCTTTCTTAGATGATGCCGATGTCCAGATGATCGGTGTGGAGGCTGGAGGGCACGGTATTGAGTCTGGCGAGCACGCTGCGCGGTTTAATGGCGGCGATTTGGGGGTTTTGCACGGTGCGCGCATCTATGTGTTGCAAGATGATGATGGGCAAATCGCATTGACGCATTCGGTGTCGGCTGGTCTCGATTATTCGGGCGTGGGGCCAGAGCATTGTTATTTGCGAGATATGGCGCGTACGGCTTATACGTATGCGACGGATGAGGAAGCACTCAGTGCTTTTGAGTTGCTCAGTCATACCGAAGGGATTATTCCCGCTTTGGAGAGTTCACACGCTATTGCCCATGTTTGCAAGTTGGCACCCGAGATGAGTCGAGATCAGATTGTGGTTGTCAATTTATCTGGACGAGGAGACAAAGATGTGCAGCAAGCGGCGCGGTTTATCGAAGGAGTGAGATGA
- a CDS encoding nucleoid-structuring protein H-NS, producing the protein MKAPWITYRPELKVLDCTIRDGGLMNDHHFDDDFVKAVYETCVAAGVDYMEIGYRNSKEMFPKRDFGAFRHSDEEDIRKITGDHDPEATGMKLAIMADAGKSDWAEDILPSSESVVDMVRVACYVEQIPETVEMLLDAHEKGYETSCNIMAISKVQDVEIDQALEVLMETPVGTICVVDSFGALYREQVDMLVRKYMEATKGSGKEVGIHAHNNQQLAFANTIEAIILGANRVDATVDGLGRGAGNCPMELLLGFLRNPKFKIRPVYKLLEDHFVKLRREMTWGPLVPYNITGQHNQHPREAMALLDGDDCDQYLAFYDQVVGDI; encoded by the coding sequence ATGAAAGCCCCCTGGATTACCTACCGTCCGGAACTCAAGGTACTCGATTGTACGATCCGCGATGGCGGTTTGATGAATGACCATCATTTTGATGATGACTTTGTGAAGGCCGTGTATGAAACATGTGTCGCGGCAGGTGTTGATTATATGGAAATTGGGTACCGAAACTCCAAGGAGATGTTCCCCAAAAGAGATTTTGGTGCATTCCGCCACAGCGATGAAGAGGATATTCGCAAAATTACCGGGGATCACGATCCCGAAGCGACGGGGATGAAACTCGCAATTATGGCGGATGCGGGCAAGAGCGATTGGGCCGAAGATATTCTGCCATCCAGCGAGAGCGTGGTCGATATGGTGCGCGTGGCGTGTTATGTCGAGCAGATTCCCGAGACTGTCGAAATGTTGCTCGATGCCCACGAGAAGGGGTATGAAACGAGTTGTAATATTATGGCGATTTCGAAGGTGCAAGATGTCGAGATTGATCAGGCGTTAGAGGTGCTGATGGAAACCCCTGTGGGCACGATTTGCGTGGTGGATAGTTTCGGTGCGCTGTATCGCGAGCAGGTCGATATGCTGGTGCGAAAATACATGGAGGCGACCAAGGGTTCGGGTAAAGAGGTGGGTATTCACGCGCACAATAACCAGCAACTGGCATTTGCCAATACTATTGAGGCCATTATTTTGGGGGCCAATCGGGTCGATGCTACTGTGGATGGATTGGGTCGCGGTGCGGGCAATTGTCCCATGGAATTGTTGCTCGGTTTTTTGCGGAATCCCAAGTTTAAAATCCGTCCCGTCTATAAGTTGCTGGAAGATCATTTTGTCAAGTTGCGCCGCGAAATGACGTGGGGACCTCTGGTTCCCTATAATATCACGGGTCAGCACAACCAGCATCCCCGCGAGGCAATGGCATTGCTCGATGGTGATGACTGCGATCAGTATCTGGCATTTTACGATCAGGTCGTTGGGGATATTTAA
- a CDS encoding tyrosine--tRNA ligase, whose protein sequence is MDVLDDLAFRGYIFQMTDEDKLRRRLAEGQMTLYCGFDPTADSLHAGSLVPIMGLRRFQDAGHKPIALVGGGTGLIGDPSGKAEERQLNSLEVVQAYTESQRAQLEKYLDFEAGHNPALMVSNYTWLSELRTIEFLRDVGKHFSMGYMLGKESVSSRLSTGISFTEFSYMVLQAYDFMALNREYGCELQIGGSDQWGNITAGIELCRRVLNKTVYGLTFPLLEKSDGTKFGKTETGTLWLDPEKTSPYQFYQFWVNVADRDVVKFLKLFTFLSRERIEELEREVEARPEKREAQRVLAEEVTTFIHGAAAKDRAVHISEALFYGNLRDLNEQEIAEGFSDVLSYTLKGVDEVVLIDLLVDARISSSRRQAREDIRTGAIYINGERCTDMSHVLKPSERLAGKYLVIRRGKRSYFLVSWPA, encoded by the coding sequence GTGGATGTGTTAGACGATTTGGCATTTCGTGGCTATATTTTTCAGATGACAGATGAGGATAAGCTCCGCAGGCGTTTGGCAGAGGGGCAGATGACATTGTATTGCGGATTTGACCCCACTGCCGATAGTCTGCATGCGGGCAGTCTGGTTCCCATTATGGGATTGCGTCGCTTTCAAGATGCGGGGCACAAGCCCATTGCACTCGTGGGCGGTGGCACGGGATTGATCGGCGATCCGAGCGGGAAAGCAGAAGAGCGACAGTTGAATTCTCTGGAGGTGGTGCAGGCATATACCGAGAGCCAGCGCGCGCAATTGGAAAAGTATCTGGATTTTGAGGCCGGGCACAATCCGGCGCTGATGGTGAGCAATTATACCTGGCTTTCAGAGTTGCGTACGATTGAATTTTTGCGCGATGTGGGCAAACACTTTTCAATGGGATATATGCTGGGCAAAGAGTCGGTGTCGTCGCGTCTTTCGACCGGGATTTCGTTTACCGAATTTAGTTATATGGTTTTGCAGGCGTATGATTTTATGGCGTTGAACCGGGAGTATGGCTGTGAGCTTCAGATTGGGGGTAGCGATCAGTGGGGCAATATTACGGCGGGTATAGAGTTGTGTCGGCGCGTGCTCAATAAGACTGTGTATGGGTTGACTTTCCCGTTGCTGGAAAAATCGGATGGGACAAAGTTTGGCAAGACCGAGACGGGTACGTTATGGCTCGATCCCGAGAAGACATCGCCCTATCAATTTTATCAGTTTTGGGTGAATGTAGCAGATCGCGATGTGGTGAAATTTTTGAAGTTGTTCACTTTTTTGAGCCGTGAACGCATAGAGGAATTGGAACGAGAGGTGGAGGCGCGACCCGAAAAGCGCGAGGCGCAACGCGTGCTGGCCGAAGAGGTGACGACTTTTATCCACGGTGCAGCCGCAAAAGATCGCGCCGTGCATATTTCCGAGGCGCTGTTTTACGGCAATTTGCGGGATTTGAATGAACAGGAGATCGCAGAAGGGTTTAGCGATGTGCTGTCTTACACGCTCAAAGGTGTTGATGAAGTGGTCTTGATAGATTTGCTCGTGGATGCGCGAATTTCTTCGTCCAGACGACAGGCGCGCGAAGATATTAGGACCGGTGCTATTTATATTAATGGAGAACGCTGTACAGATATGAGTCATGTCTTAAAGCCGTCCGAAAGACTGGCTGGAAAATATCTGGTGATTCGCCGCGGCAAACGCAGCTACTTTTTGGTGAGTTGGCCGGCGTGA
- the trpD gene encoding anthranilate phosphoribosyltransferase — translation MNIQEAIAKVIEGADLSRGEMTDVMNQIMSGEATDAQIGAFLIALRVKGECVDEIAGAASVMREKATPIATKHDVIVDTCGTGGDHSGTFNISTTAAFVAAGAGLCVAKHGNRAATSQSGSADVLSALGVNIEASPETVSRCLDDVGIGFLFAISLHGAMKYAIGPRREIGARTIFNALGPLSNPAGATRQVVGVYSAALTETLAGVLATLGAERAFVVHGSDGLDEMTLTGPTRVSELKQGSVLTYDVSPGDFGLIQAPADALKGGDADYNAEITRSILNGEEGPRRDIVLLNAAAAIVAGDKARDLMEGVQAAAEVIDSGKALEKLEGLVAASQE, via the coding sequence ATGAACATACAAGAGGCGATTGCAAAAGTGATCGAAGGTGCGGATTTGAGCCGGGGTGAGATGACGGATGTGATGAATCAGATTATGTCGGGCGAGGCGACGGATGCACAGATCGGCGCGTTTTTGATTGCGTTGCGCGTGAAGGGCGAGTGTGTTGATGAGATTGCCGGGGCTGCGTCTGTGATGCGCGAGAAGGCAACGCCTATTGCGACAAAGCACGATGTGATTGTCGATACATGTGGTACGGGGGGCGATCATTCGGGCACGTTTAATATTTCGACAACTGCGGCATTTGTCGCGGCTGGGGCGGGTTTGTGTGTGGCCAAACACGGCAATCGCGCGGCAACGAGTCAAAGTGGTAGCGCGGATGTGCTGAGTGCATTGGGTGTGAATATTGAGGCATCGCCCGAGACGGTGAGCAGGTGTCTGGACGATGTGGGGATTGGGTTTTTGTTTGCCATTTCGTTGCATGGGGCGATGAAATACGCGATTGGGCCGCGTCGGGAAATTGGTGCGCGGACAATTTTCAATGCGCTGGGACCGCTGAGCAATCCGGCGGGCGCAACGCGGCAGGTGGTCGGTGTGTACAGCGCGGCATTGACCGAGACACTCGCAGGTGTTTTGGCGACTCTGGGGGCGGAGCGCGCGTTTGTCGTTCACGGTTCGGATGGTTTGGATGAGATGACGCTGACGGGTCCGACGAGGGTGAGCGAATTGAAGCAGGGCTCAGTTTTGACTTATGATGTATCACCTGGGGACTTTGGGCTGATACAGGCGCCAGCCGATGCGCTAAAAGGCGGGGATGCCGATTATAATGCGGAGATTACGCGGTCGATTCTGAATGGCGAAGAAGGTCCTCGGCGAGATATTGTGCTGTTGAATGCGGCAGCGGCAATTGTGGCGGGGGATAAGGCGCGTGATTTGATGGAAGGCGTGCAGGCCGCGGCTGAAGTGATTGATTCGGGCAAGGCGTTGGAGAAGTTGGAGGGGTTGGTGGCGGCGAGTCAGGAATGA
- the pheA gene encoding chorismate mutase → MERNLDFWREKIDALDDQILELLNERARYALSVGKIKCAEGLPFHVPERETLILNRIRELNSGPLSHEAAQRIFRQIIDESLRLEEDRADSES, encoded by the coding sequence ATGGAGAGGAATCTGGATTTCTGGCGCGAGAAAATTGATGCCTTAGATGATCAGATTCTCGAGTTGCTCAATGAGCGTGCCCGGTATGCTCTGTCTGTGGGAAAAATTAAGTGTGCCGAGGGGTTGCCCTTTCATGTCCCCGAACGAGAAACCCTGATTCTCAACCGCATTCGCGAATTGAATAGCGGTCCTTTGAGTCACGAAGCTGCGCAACGCATTTTTAGACAGATTATCGATGAGTCGTTGCGGTTGGAAGAAGATCGCGCAGATTCAGAGTCTTAA
- a CDS encoding Gfo/Idh/MocA family oxidoreductase — translation MALSVGVAGLRFGMSWARVFDAYAETELVAVCDIQQEKLDEAKEQLGVDVCYAAFDDLVADERIDAVAIFTPAPLHAEQVIRAIRAGKHVLCAVPAALTMDEARALVEVISKSDRIYMMAENWVYEPSVVRARSLYEARKLGRIYYAEAEYIHGLKALRRHPDRRPTWRNSLQPLLYPTHGTSPYLNMTGDRLVEVMAVSASGRDEFLEGYEADWVQTALFRTEEGAVFRLTNSFQNVHGMSHFLSFYGDEGSFETGRFREARTVCYYSVGNKEQVTREECCHPELPQFSSALGAGHGKTSMLIVLDFVRAVAIGSPPPVDLMQALDMTLPGIAGLQAVRENGWVSVPDPRSWL, via the coding sequence ATGGCTCTTTCTGTAGGTGTTGCTGGTTTGCGATTTGGCATGTCCTGGGCACGGGTGTTTGATGCGTATGCCGAGACTGAGTTGGTCGCTGTTTGTGACATCCAGCAGGAGAAACTGGACGAGGCAAAAGAGCAGTTGGGTGTCGATGTTTGTTATGCGGCTTTTGATGATCTGGTCGCTGATGAACGGATTGATGCGGTGGCTATTTTTACTCCCGCGCCGCTTCATGCAGAACAGGTGATTCGAGCGATCCGGGCCGGTAAGCACGTTTTGTGTGCCGTGCCCGCTGCGCTGACTATGGATGAGGCAAGGGCGCTGGTCGAGGTTATTTCAAAAAGTGACCGCATTTATATGATGGCTGAGAATTGGGTCTATGAACCCAGTGTGGTGCGCGCCAGGTCGCTTTATGAAGCGCGGAAGCTGGGGCGTATTTACTATGCCGAAGCCGAGTATATTCACGGTCTAAAAGCGTTGAGGCGACATCCCGATAGGCGGCCGACCTGGCGGAATAGTTTACAACCCCTTCTTTATCCGACACATGGGACGTCGCCGTATTTGAATATGACGGGCGATCGTCTGGTTGAGGTCATGGCTGTTTCGGCTTCAGGACGAGATGAGTTTTTAGAAGGGTATGAAGCAGATTGGGTACAGACGGCTTTGTTTCGAACCGAAGAAGGTGCGGTGTTCAGGTTGACCAATTCGTTTCAGAATGTGCATGGGATGAGCCATTTTTTGAGTTTTTATGGCGATGAGGGTTCTTTCGAGACGGGGCGATTTCGCGAAGCCCGAACGGTGTGTTATTATTCGGTGGGGAATAAGGAGCAGGTGACGCGAGAAGAATGTTGCCATCCCGAGTTGCCCCAGTTTTCGAGCGCGCTCGGTGCAGGGCACGGCAAAACGAGTATGCTCATTGTTCTGGATTTTGTGCGGGCGGTTGCGATTGGATCGCCACCGCCGGTAGATTTGATGCAGGCGCTGGATATGACACTGCCCGGTATTGCGGGGTTGCAGGCTGTGCGCGAAAATGGATGGGTGTCTGTTCCAGACCCGCGGTCCTGGCTTTAG
- a CDS encoding 3-deoxy-7-phosphoheptulonate synthase: MSFKRIQPIPSAEEIQDVLPLPDDLKVKKEERDAEIRAIFERKSDKFLLVIGPCSAHNVDAVCEYVNRLARLQEQVMDKLVLVPRIYTNKPRTTGEGYKGMAHQPDPKGMPDMVVGIKTIRQMQIRAFRESHLTAADEMLYPSNLPYVEDLLSYIAVGARSVENQNHRLTISGVDVPAGMKNPTGGDLDVMFNAIYAAQMPHVFFHNGWEVSTSGNPLTHAVLRGMSYNGRSIPNYHYEDLMHVAEQYLTRKLGNPTIIVDTNHNNSDKTFSEQPRIGLEVMRSRRHSALLHNVVRGLMVESYLEEGAQKPEEGIFGKSITDPCLGWEDTEIFVKDLAGLV, from the coding sequence ATGAGTTTCAAACGGATTCAGCCCATTCCGAGTGCTGAAGAAATCCAGGATGTTTTGCCACTGCCCGATGATTTGAAGGTGAAAAAAGAAGAACGCGATGCCGAGATTCGGGCTATTTTTGAGCGCAAGAGCGATAAGTTTTTGTTGGTTATTGGTCCTTGCTCGGCTCACAATGTCGATGCGGTGTGTGAATATGTGAATCGCCTGGCGCGGCTTCAAGAGCAGGTGATGGACAAGCTGGTGCTCGTGCCGCGGATTTATACCAATAAGCCGCGCACGACTGGCGAAGGGTATAAGGGCATGGCCCATCAGCCCGATCCCAAAGGTATGCCCGATATGGTTGTTGGGATTAAGACCATTCGGCAGATGCAGATTCGCGCTTTTCGCGAGTCGCATTTGACGGCTGCCGATGAGATGCTCTACCCTTCGAATTTGCCTTATGTAGAGGATTTGCTGAGTTATATTGCCGTGGGGGCGCGGTCTGTTGAAAATCAGAATCATCGCCTGACCATTAGCGGTGTCGATGTGCCCGCGGGCATGAAAAATCCAACGGGTGGCGATCTGGATGTGATGTTCAATGCCATTTATGCCGCGCAAATGCCGCATGTATTTTTTCACAATGGCTGGGAAGTCAGTACGTCGGGCAATCCGCTGACGCATGCGGTGTTGCGCGGGATGTCGTATAATGGGCGAAGCATCCCCAATTATCACTACGAAGATTTGATGCATGTTGCCGAGCAATATCTTACGCGCAAGTTGGGCAATCCGACGATTATTGTGGATACCAATCACAATAATTCAGATAAAACGTTTTCCGAACAGCCGCGCATTGGTCTGGAGGTGATGCGCAGCCGCCGCCATTCCGCGCTGCTTCACAATGTGGTGCGCGGGTTGATGGTGGAGAGTTATCTGGAAGAGGGCGCGCAAAAACCCGAAGAGGGGATATTTGGGAAGTCGATTACCGACCCGTGCCTGGGGTGGGAAGATACGGAAATTTTTGTGAAGGATCTGGCGGGTCTGGTTTAG
- a CDS encoding tryptophan synthase subunit alpha, whose translation MMRIGQRFEDLRKADRTGFVAYITAGDPDLNTTHQVVLELDRRGVDVLELGVPFSDPLADGPVIQEASQRALAAGATLEGVLSMVADVRTETEIPIVLFTYYNPIHRYGVERFVKRAADVGVDGVLMLDLPPEEGSDYKAQMDVYGLDTIFLVTPTTRDDRMKLIASHTRGFVYYVSRTGVTGERDSLADEIQSKVSAICQHTDMPIAVGFGISTPEHVSEIARYADAVVVGSAIVRRIGEYQHEADLVAKVGAFVGSLIGPLREGV comes from the coding sequence ATGATGCGGATTGGTCAGCGGTTTGAAGACTTGAGAAAAGCGGACAGAACGGGCTTTGTCGCGTATATTACGGCGGGTGATCCGGATTTAAATACCACGCATCAGGTGGTGTTGGAATTGGATCGGCGAGGTGTGGATGTTCTGGAATTGGGTGTTCCCTTTTCAGATCCTCTGGCCGATGGTCCCGTGATTCAGGAGGCGTCTCAACGCGCTTTGGCCGCTGGTGCAACGCTCGAGGGCGTGTTGTCTATGGTCGCAGATGTGCGGACTGAGACAGAAATACCCATTGTGCTGTTTACGTATTATAATCCGATTCATCGATACGGTGTGGAGCGTTTTGTAAAACGCGCCGCAGATGTGGGGGTAGATGGTGTTCTGATGCTGGATCTGCCTCCGGAAGAGGGCAGCGATTACAAGGCGCAGATGGATGTGTATGGGCTGGATACGATTTTTCTCGTGACGCCTACCACGCGCGATGATCGGATGAAGCTGATTGCATCGCATACGAGGGGTTTTGTCTATTATGTGTCTCGTACCGGGGTGACGGGAGAGCGCGATTCTCTGGCCGATGAAATTCAAAGTAAGGTGTCTGCGATATGCCAGCACACAGATATGCCCATTGCCGTTGGGTTTGGTATTTCAACGCCCGAGCATGTATCGGAAATTGCGCGATATGCCGATGCGGTTGTGGTTGGTAGCGCGATTGTGCGCCGCATTGGCGAGTACCAACACGAGGCCGATCTGGTCGCAAAGGTGGGGGCGTTTGTCGGGTCTTTGATCGGCCCTTTGAGAGAGGGTGTGTAG
- a CDS encoding prephenate dehydrogenase, with product MNDPPFTDAAIAIVGVGLIGGSLGLAFKRLGIGREIIGISRAETLREARALDVIDSGYEYDAMDNGVKRSDLVFLCSPIVRILEQLPAVVKAASPGCIITDVGSTKGAIVACAEQVAREDVHFVGGHPMAGSEKSGVGAADPFLFENALYVLTPASGVSDEIVDALAALVQCIGARSMRMEAETHDRVAATVSHLPQMMATTLVGLVGRLNEADGLPLQMAAGGFRDLTRIASSPFAMWRDICQTNAGPIREMINAYLDALVAIREKVDREALSEDFDYANRIRGEIPRDSKGFLHPLHEILLVVEDKPGVIADVASRLSAEGINIEDIEVLKVREGEGGTIRMGFGQQEEADQSVDILRDAGYQVRLR from the coding sequence ATGAACGATCCTCCGTTTACAGATGCCGCGATTGCCATTGTGGGTGTGGGGTTGATTGGCGGGTCGCTGGGGCTGGCGTTTAAGCGACTGGGTATTGGGCGCGAGATTATTGGTATTAGCCGCGCGGAGACCCTGCGAGAGGCCCGTGCGCTCGATGTGATTGACAGTGGTTATGAATACGACGCGATGGACAATGGCGTAAAGCGGTCAGATCTGGTATTTTTGTGTTCGCCCATTGTGCGTATTCTGGAGCAATTGCCCGCGGTCGTGAAAGCGGCCTCGCCGGGTTGTATTATTACAGATGTGGGCAGTACGAAGGGCGCGATTGTCGCATGTGCAGAACAGGTTGCGCGTGAAGATGTGCATTTTGTGGGCGGGCATCCCATGGCGGGGTCGGAAAAGAGCGGCGTGGGCGCGGCCGATCCCTTTTTGTTTGAAAACGCGCTTTATGTGCTTACGCCCGCAAGTGGTGTTTCCGACGAAATTGTGGATGCGCTTGCAGCACTGGTGCAATGCATTGGTGCGCGTTCTATGCGCATGGAGGCCGAGACGCATGATCGGGTCGCGGCAACGGTGAGCCATTTGCCGCAGATGATGGCTACCACACTCGTGGGATTGGTGGGCAGGCTCAATGAGGCCGATGGCCTTCCCCTGCAAATGGCGGCGGGTGGGTTCCGCGATTTGACGCGCATTGCCTCCAGTCCGTTTGCGATGTGGCGAGATATTTGTCAGACGAATGCCGGTCCTATTCGCGAGATGATCAATGCGTATCTCGACGCGCTTGTGGCGATACGAGAGAAGGTGGATCGAGAGGCACTATCAGAAGATTTTGACTATGCGAATCGCATTCGCGGAGAGATTCCCAGAGATTCCAAGGGGTTTTTGCATCCGCTTCACGAAATTTTGCTGGTGGTGGAAGACAAACCCGGTGTGATTGCCGATGTTGCCTCGCGTTTATCTGCCGAAGGAATTAATATTGAAGATATTGAAGTCCTGAAGGTGCGCGAAGGCGAAGGGGGGACGATTCGGATGGGGTTTGGGCAGCAGGAGGAAGCCGATCAGTCTGTCGATATTTTGCGAGATGCAGGTTATCAAGTGCGGTTGCGTTAG
- a CDS encoding phosphoribosylanthranilate isomerase, whose protein sequence is MARAKICGVTNRDDALCAVDNGADALGFNFYEKSLRYIAPEKAGEIVFDLPPFVTPVGVFVNASEREIDVAVKLAGLRAIQLHGDEPPEACLGHAVPVIRALRVGRDFDVQTMGSYLVNTFLLDTERAGFYGGTGEIFDWTKAVEAKEYGRIILAGGLNPDNVQEAIERVGPYAVDTSSGVEAEPGKKDHKKVRDFLARAKA, encoded by the coding sequence ATGGCGCGAGCTAAAATTTGCGGTGTTACAAATCGGGATGATGCGTTGTGTGCGGTTGATAATGGCGCAGATGCTCTGGGGTTTAATTTTTACGAGAAGAGCCTTCGCTATATCGCGCCCGAGAAAGCCGGAGAAATTGTTTTTGATTTGCCGCCATTTGTGACTCCCGTAGGGGTGTTTGTGAATGCATCGGAACGAGAGATTGACGTTGCCGTGAAGTTGGCGGGGCTGCGGGCGATTCAATTGCACGGGGATGAGCCTCCCGAAGCATGTCTGGGGCATGCGGTGCCGGTGATTCGCGCGCTTCGCGTGGGACGCGATTTTGATGTGCAGACGATGGGGTCGTATCTGGTCAATACATTCTTATTGGATACAGAGAGAGCGGGTTTTTACGGCGGTACGGGGGAGATATTTGACTGGACAAAGGCGGTGGAGGCAAAAGAGTATGGGCGCATTATTCTTGCTGGTGGGTTAAATCCGGATAATGTTCAGGAGGCGATTGAGCGAGTTGGTCCCTATGCGGTGGATACGAGTAGTGGCGTAGAAGCTGAGCCAGGGAAGAAGGATCACAAAAAAGTACGAGATTTTTTGGCGCGCGCAAAGGCGTGA